From Elusimicrobiota bacterium, one genomic window encodes:
- the mutS gene encoding DNA mismatch repair protein MutS: MKETIDFPETPLMQQYQTLKNSCPQAILFFRLGDFYEMFSEDAAAASALLGLTLTARNGVPMCGIPYHSASGYISKLLALGRKVAICEQTAPSADLKKTKLFKREVVRMITPGTIVEDELLRTRSSNYLIALKLDIVGWGLAYMDASTGEFFATQNLNDPDLSCLLAMVSRLAPAEIIAGPHTIAELKKRNIVFSGAEITEYENVHVGRPAWGLESVWQNHKLAAGTAAAAAAYVRLNQPGLKEAFSPSFFESTNRLQLDESAIKTLELVSSQYDDDSKTLWGCIDLTKTSMGSRLLKRWLLEPLAEPHAINIRQNFTAFLAENREAREGLAEIISQIPDIERLLGRVLARSAAPRDVAAVRKALGQLPRLKLLLSSASFFERVPELAGRLETISPALTALREKLEAALSDNPPAKVSDGGVIREGFSSELDELRSTRRNSQKLLSEIELRERNKTQIPSLKVSYNSVFGYYIEVTKPHLPKVPHYYTRKQTLVNAERFITEELKILEGKILGAEERTQKLESQLFSELKETVAGALKELRAFAVSAAELDVFFSLSEAAVKYDFARPVITSGSELIIEEGRHPVVEKYLSAGEFVPNDLSISGTDPQIIILTGPNMSGKSVYLRQTAVIVILAQIGSFVPAKAATIGIVDRIMTRIGAQDRLARGESTFMVEMRETASILNLATPKSLILLDEVGRGTSTFDGISIAWAVVERLYRPEGGPKVLFATHYFELTELAEKFAGIKNFNIAVKEWTNAAGKTAVVFLHKISSGPADKSYGIHVAQLAGLPDSAIQRAREILRVLETKGNIQAGSAEDNAAPMLPIFSNHPVLDEIKMCDPKNMTPMQALQAVEDWKKRLE, translated from the coding sequence ATGAAAGAAACAATTGACTTCCCTGAAACGCCGTTAATGCAGCAGTATCAGACCTTAAAAAACTCATGCCCGCAGGCCATTCTTTTTTTCAGGCTGGGTGATTTCTACGAAATGTTCTCCGAAGACGCCGCCGCGGCAAGCGCCCTGCTCGGGCTTACTCTTACCGCCAGGAACGGCGTGCCCATGTGCGGCATTCCCTACCACTCCGCTTCAGGATATATCTCAAAACTGCTGGCGCTCGGACGCAAAGTGGCCATTTGCGAGCAGACCGCGCCTTCAGCCGACCTGAAAAAAACAAAGCTTTTTAAACGGGAAGTGGTGCGCATGATAACGCCCGGCACCATAGTGGAAGACGAACTGCTGCGTACCAGGTCCTCCAATTATCTGATCGCGTTGAAGCTTGATATCGTGGGCTGGGGCCTGGCCTACATGGACGCGTCCACGGGCGAGTTTTTCGCCACTCAAAACCTCAACGATCCGGACTTGTCCTGCCTGCTCGCGATGGTTTCGCGCCTGGCTCCCGCTGAAATTATCGCCGGGCCGCACACCATTGCCGAGCTGAAAAAAAGAAATATCGTTTTTTCCGGAGCGGAAATTACCGAATATGAAAACGTTCATGTCGGAAGACCGGCCTGGGGGCTCGAAAGCGTGTGGCAGAACCACAAGCTGGCCGCGGGAACGGCCGCCGCCGCCGCCGCGTATGTACGGCTGAACCAGCCCGGGCTTAAAGAGGCTTTTTCCCCTTCTTTTTTTGAGTCCACGAACCGCCTCCAGCTGGACGAATCGGCCATAAAAACGCTGGAGCTTGTGAGTTCGCAGTATGACGACGACTCAAAAACGCTGTGGGGATGCATTGATCTGACAAAAACCTCCATGGGTTCACGCCTGCTTAAAAGGTGGCTGCTTGAGCCGCTGGCCGAGCCGCACGCTATTAACATCCGCCAGAACTTCACCGCATTCCTGGCCGAGAATCGGGAAGCCCGGGAGGGCCTCGCTGAAATAATTTCCCAGATCCCCGACATTGAACGCCTGCTCGGCCGGGTACTGGCCCGCAGCGCCGCCCCCCGGGATGTCGCCGCTGTGCGCAAAGCTCTCGGCCAGCTGCCGCGCCTGAAACTTCTTTTAAGTTCCGCCAGTTTTTTTGAGCGGGTGCCGGAGCTGGCCGGCCGCCTGGAAACGATTTCCCCCGCCCTTACCGCGCTTCGGGAAAAACTTGAGGCCGCGCTCTCTGATAATCCCCCCGCCAAGGTTTCCGACGGCGGGGTGATACGGGAAGGTTTCAGTTCCGAGCTTGACGAACTTCGCTCCACCCGCAGGAACAGCCAGAAACTGCTGTCCGAAATAGAGCTGCGCGAAAGGAACAAAACCCAGATCCCTTCGCTTAAGGTGAGCTACAACAGCGTTTTCGGCTATTATATCGAAGTCACCAAACCGCATTTGCCGAAGGTTCCTCATTATTACACCCGCAAACAGACCCTTGTTAACGCCGAGCGGTTCATTACCGAAGAGCTGAAAATACTGGAAGGAAAGATCCTGGGCGCCGAGGAGCGCACGCAGAAACTTGAGAGCCAGCTTTTCTCGGAACTTAAAGAGACAGTGGCCGGCGCCCTGAAAGAGCTGCGCGCTTTCGCCGTCAGCGCGGCCGAACTGGACGTGTTCTTCTCTCTCTCCGAGGCCGCCGTTAAATACGACTTTGCCCGGCCAGTTATTACGAGCGGTTCCGAGCTGATAATAGAGGAAGGGCGACACCCCGTGGTGGAAAAATATCTGAGCGCGGGCGAGTTCGTCCCCAACGATTTAAGCATAAGCGGCACCGACCCCCAAATAATCATCCTTACCGGCCCGAACATGAGCGGCAAGAGCGTGTATTTACGGCAGACCGCCGTTATAGTGATACTGGCGCAAATAGGCTCTTTTGTGCCGGCCAAGGCCGCCACCATAGGAATTGTGGACAGGATAATGACGCGCATAGGCGCGCAGGACCGGTTGGCCAGGGGAGAGTCCACTTTTATGGTGGAAATGCGCGAAACGGCCTCCATTTTAAATCTGGCCACGCCGAAGAGCCTGATATTGCTTGACGAGGTCGGACGCGGCACTTCCACCTTTGACGGCATTTCCATCGCCTGGGCGGTGGTGGAGCGGCTTTATAGACCGGAAGGCGGCCCGAAAGTTCTTTTTGCCACCCATTATTTTGAGCTTACGGAGCTTGCGGAGAAATTCGCGGGCATTAAAAATTTCAATATAGCTGTGAAAGAATGGACCAACGCCGCGGGCAAGACCGCCGTGGTGTTCCTGCATAAAATATCCTCCGGCCCCGCCGACAAATCCTACGGCATACACGTGGCCCAGCTGGCCGGGCTTCCCGACTCCGCCATACAGCGCGCGCGCGAAATTCTGCGCGTGCTTGAAACCAAGGGCAACATACAGGCCGGCTCCGCCGAAGACAACGCGGCCCCCATGCTGCCTATTTTCTCTAACCACCCGGTGCTTGACGAAATAAAAATGTGCGACCCGAAGAACATGACGCCCATGCAGGCCCTTCAGGCCGTAGAGGACTGGAAAAAGCGCCTGGAGTGA
- a CDS encoding ABC transporter permease, with the protein MIELKGIRKVYQMGGEDLEVLKGVDLSVKEGEFVAIMGPSGSGKSTLMHILGLLDRPSKGSYKLFGREISALDDLELSYLRARILGFVFQQFNLLPRITAADNVALPQIYLGEKARPAAAGKFLSQVGLADRSGHKPNQLSGGQQQRVAIARSLVNNPKIIFADEPTGNLASDQSNEIMGIFKKLNDQGITVVIVTHEPDIAAWAKRVIKLRDGHIVEDSAKPEPGATSREAAHLKIPKSFFLSWREVVENMASSINSIVGNKTRSLLTMLGIIIGVGALIAMLAVGTGAQRAIQKQMSSLGTNLLAVMPGNRSQGGMSLGRGAVSRLTKDDAEAIKRYVPNITRVDCNVQGNVQVVYAAKNYRTSVTGATQSYALMHNAAPYYGRFFSESEEKELKKVALIGQTVVDQLFGKEDPVGKTIKINRKNFTVIGVLPLKGAAGPRDQDDTVIVPLNTAMRILLGKDFVDNIWVEVADYTLMPDAQARIIQLIRKRQGVPDYKDDPVSIMNMADMQAMLTSTIKTFSTLLGIIAGISLIVGGIGIMNIMLVSVSERTKEIGLRKAIGATRRAVLLQFLIEAVILSVIGGLLGILVGASSSLLLSRISGWAIYISPLSVALAFGFSATVGVVFGFWPAKKASLLSPIDALRYE; encoded by the coding sequence ATGATCGAACTCAAAGGAATAAGAAAAGTATACCAGATGGGCGGAGAAGACCTTGAGGTTCTCAAGGGCGTGGACCTCTCCGTGAAAGAAGGCGAGTTCGTGGCCATCATGGGCCCTTCCGGCTCCGGCAAATCCACACTGATGCATATCCTGGGTCTCCTTGACAGACCGAGCAAGGGCTCTTACAAGCTTTTCGGCCGTGAGATATCGGCACTGGACGACCTGGAGCTGTCGTATTTAAGAGCCCGCATACTGGGGTTCGTTTTCCAGCAGTTCAATCTGCTACCCAGGATAACGGCGGCCGACAACGTGGCCCTGCCGCAGATATACCTCGGTGAAAAGGCCCGCCCTGCCGCCGCCGGAAAATTTCTCAGCCAGGTGGGCCTCGCCGACAGGTCCGGCCACAAACCGAACCAGCTCTCCGGCGGCCAGCAGCAGCGCGTGGCCATAGCCCGTTCGCTGGTCAATAATCCGAAGATAATTTTCGCCGACGAGCCCACCGGCAACCTCGCCTCCGACCAGTCCAACGAGATAATGGGCATTTTCAAAAAACTGAACGATCAGGGCATAACGGTGGTTATCGTCACGCACGAGCCCGATATCGCCGCCTGGGCGAAGCGCGTCATCAAACTCAGGGACGGGCACATCGTCGAAGATTCAGCCAAGCCGGAACCGGGCGCGACAAGCCGTGAAGCGGCACATCTGAAGATCCCGAAATCCTTTTTCCTCAGCTGGCGCGAAGTCGTGGAAAACATGGCTTCGTCCATAAATTCGATAGTCGGGAACAAGACCCGCTCGCTTCTGACCATGCTGGGTATCATTATAGGCGTGGGAGCGCTTATAGCCATGCTGGCAGTGGGCACCGGAGCGCAGAGGGCCATACAAAAACAGATGTCCTCGCTTGGCACTAACCTCCTGGCCGTGATGCCAGGCAACCGGTCCCAGGGCGGGATGTCGCTCGGCAGGGGCGCGGTAAGCCGTCTTACAAAGGATGATGCCGAGGCGATAAAACGCTATGTGCCCAACATAACAAGGGTGGACTGTAATGTCCAGGGCAATGTTCAGGTGGTCTATGCCGCGAAAAATTACAGGACTTCTGTGACAGGGGCGACCCAGAGCTACGCCCTTATGCACAACGCGGCTCCTTATTATGGAAGATTCTTCTCGGAAAGCGAGGAGAAGGAGCTTAAAAAAGTCGCGCTGATCGGGCAGACGGTGGTGGATCAGCTTTTTGGCAAAGAAGACCCGGTAGGGAAAACCATCAAGATCAACAGAAAAAATTTCACGGTTATCGGCGTTCTCCCTTTGAAAGGGGCGGCCGGCCCGCGGGACCAGGATGACACTGTTATTGTGCCGCTCAACACGGCGATGCGCATACTGCTGGGGAAGGACTTCGTGGACAACATCTGGGTGGAGGTCGCGGATTACACCCTTATGCCGGACGCGCAGGCCAGAATAATACAGCTTATCCGAAAGCGACAGGGCGTGCCGGATTACAAAGACGACCCGGTCTCCATAATGAATATGGCTGACATGCAGGCCATGCTGACCAGCACCATCAAGACCTTCAGCACGCTTTTAGGCATCATAGCCGGCATCTCGCTCATAGTGGGCGGCATAGGCATCATGAATATAATGCTGGTCAGCGTCAGCGAGCGTACAAAAGAGATAGGCCTCCGGAAGGCTATCGGCGCCACCCGCCGGGCGGTCCTCCTCCAGTTCCTGATAGAGGCTGTCATCCTGTCGGTAATAGGCGGGCTTTTAGGCATATTGGTCGGGGCGAGTTCCTCCCTGTTGCTTTCCAGAATTTCCGGCTGGGCGATATATATTTCTCCTTTATCCGTGGCCCTGGCGTTCGGCTTTTCCGCCACCGTGGGTGTCGTTTTCGGCTTTTGGCCGGCCAAAAAGGCCTCGCTCCTTTCGCCCATAGACGCGCTCCGCTACGAATAA
- a CDS encoding FAD-binding oxidoreductase, translated as MSAKNYDVIVIGAGSVGVPLAMALAGRKLKTLVLDAMPSVGQGQNKCAIGGVRATHSDGAKIKACLRSIKTFSTWKEKYGDDIGWIKGGYAFPAYTEDDEAVLKELLKVQRGFGLNIDWLGADKMRALLPGIARKDLRGGTYAPDDGSASPLLSINAFYRRALALGSEFRFREPVTGIISENGAVKGVITALGRYHAPWVVNAAGADAAEVSGMAGVKVPVNPDCHEAGITEPVERFFEPMVVDIRPGDKSQNYYFYQNSEGQIVFCLTPQPPIVGKNRRSTSEFLPEVSKRMIALVPSLANIKVRRTWRGLYPMTPDGFPVVDFPAALKGYVLAVGMCGQGFMLGPGLGETIAAHIAGKPSADDRKILAGFRLARNFSGQEKLK; from the coding sequence ATGTCAGCTAAAAATTACGATGTGATTGTTATAGGCGCCGGTTCCGTGGGGGTGCCGCTTGCCATGGCTTTGGCCGGGCGCAAACTGAAAACGCTGGTTCTTGACGCCATGCCTTCGGTGGGGCAGGGCCAGAACAAATGCGCCATAGGCGGCGTGCGCGCCACGCATTCCGACGGCGCCAAGATAAAGGCCTGCCTGCGCAGCATTAAAACTTTTTCCACCTGGAAAGAAAAGTACGGCGACGATATCGGCTGGATAAAAGGCGGCTACGCCTTCCCGGCTTATACGGAGGACGATGAGGCCGTGCTGAAGGAACTGCTTAAGGTGCAGCGCGGTTTCGGTCTGAATATCGATTGGCTGGGCGCGGATAAAATGCGCGCCCTGCTGCCCGGGATCGCCCGAAAGGATCTGCGCGGCGGCACCTACGCGCCCGACGACGGCTCGGCCTCCCCGCTGCTGTCCATAAACGCTTTTTACAGGCGGGCGCTGGCTTTGGGGTCCGAGTTCCGCTTCAGGGAGCCGGTGACCGGGATAATTTCAGAAAACGGCGCGGTAAAAGGGGTCATTACCGCTTTGGGCCGCTACCACGCGCCGTGGGTGGTAAACGCCGCCGGCGCGGATGCCGCGGAAGTGTCCGGCATGGCCGGAGTAAAAGTTCCGGTAAATCCCGACTGTCACGAGGCCGGCATAACCGAGCCGGTTGAAAGATTTTTCGAGCCGATGGTGGTGGATATCAGGCCGGGCGATAAGTCTCAGAATTACTATTTTTACCAGAACTCCGAGGGGCAGATAGTGTTCTGCCTTACCCCGCAGCCGCCCATTGTCGGGAAAAACCGCCGTTCCACCTCGGAATTTCTGCCTGAGGTCTCAAAACGCATGATAGCGCTTGTGCCGAGTCTGGCAAACATCAAGGTGCGGCGCACCTGGCGCGGCCTGTATCCCATGACGCCGGACGGGTTTCCCGTAGTTGATTTTCCGGCGGCGCTTAAGGGCTACGTGCTGGCGGTCGGCATGTGCGGGCAGGGTTTTATGCTGGGCCCGGGCCTCGGCGAAACCATCGCCGCCCACATTGCGGGAAAACCGTCCGCGGACGACAGGAAAATACTGGCCGGTTTCCGATTGGCGCGCAATTTCTCAGGCCAGGAAAAGCTAAAATAA
- a CDS encoding tRNA-dihydrouridine synthase, protein MPLIHELSIGSLKLKSNLFLAPMAGITNQAFRILASEGGAGLVVTEMISADSIRYANRKSFKMLELSPAEHPVAVQLFGSDPASLGLAARAAVEAGADAIDINAGCPVKKILRNGAGAALMKKPLLLADIARTIRKCVKVPVLVKLRPGWNEKELLSPELAKMMEEEGVSAITLHGRPVANCHSGPINLEALRLTAAAVKIPVIGNGGVNGAPEARAILETGCAGVAIGRGAVRNPAIFREIAGELDGLSTELLGDSERMKLFLRFLELNAGLHGEERGLASSRKLVGYWLKGLPGSAAARASFMTLKTLKEARALLIQYTD, encoded by the coding sequence ATGCCATTGATCCACGAACTTTCTATCGGGTCCTTAAAACTTAAAAGCAACCTTTTCCTCGCCCCTATGGCGGGCATCACAAATCAGGCCTTCCGGATTTTGGCCTCGGAAGGCGGGGCCGGTCTGGTTGTAACGGAAATGATTTCCGCCGACAGCATACGCTACGCCAACAGAAAATCTTTTAAAATGCTGGAACTTTCTCCGGCGGAGCATCCGGTGGCTGTCCAGCTCTTCGGCTCGGATCCGGCGTCTCTGGGCCTTGCGGCCCGCGCCGCGGTTGAGGCGGGGGCAGATGCAATAGACATCAATGCGGGATGTCCGGTAAAAAAGATACTCCGCAACGGCGCCGGCGCCGCCCTGATGAAAAAGCCGCTTTTACTGGCGGACATAGCGCGCACGATCCGCAAATGCGTGAAGGTGCCTGTACTGGTCAAGCTTAGGCCCGGATGGAATGAAAAAGAGCTTTTAAGCCCGGAACTGGCGAAAATGATGGAAGAAGAGGGGGTTTCCGCCATAACCCTGCATGGCCGCCCGGTCGCCAATTGTCACTCGGGGCCCATAAACCTTGAAGCTCTGCGTCTGACGGCCGCTGCCGTTAAAATACCGGTTATAGGCAATGGCGGGGTAAACGGCGCACCCGAGGCGCGCGCCATACTTGAAACCGGCTGTGCCGGAGTGGCTATAGGCAGGGGAGCGGTGCGTAATCCGGCGATCTTTCGGGAAATAGCCGGGGAACTGGACGGCCTTTCTACGGAATTGCTCGGCGACAGCGAACGCATGAAGCTGTTTTTGAGGTTTCTTGAACTCAACGCCGGGCTTCACGGAGAGGAGCGGGGGCTTGCCTCGTCCCGGAAGCTTGTTGGCTACTGGCTTAAAGGCCTGCCAGGCAGCGCGGCCGCGCGCGCTTCTTTCATGACCCTGAAAACCCTTAAAGAGGCCCGGGCCCTTTTGATACAATATACAGATTAG
- a CDS encoding clostripain-related cysteine peptidase translates to MRIVKIASIAAILSIGLGIFLIVPAHKQTVNVPGDLRDAPGSGSALEQIGFDGNSGLAIPNPGKAAARIAPAPAARSKAARQTKEWTVMYYSTTKDKLRYSLVWQLLEMKKTGSTDSVNVVVEAAFPVKSADGVISTPTVRMALGKGSPEAEMDKYIKLLMSSQGGPIDAAVLKPFAADIVKSENNVDTGDWRRVAAFGRWAKEEYPARRYAFVIYGHGNGFFDDKKPVRKGAPPGKATLRDTDTGNYVTTPELSQLMAVIGKVDIFVMQSCLMQMAEVAYQIKDYADVIVGSSELLWSVGYDLGGMVKTLDDNPGISTQGLGASLADSYVQGVKDYKLSGGHSSVLLTAKLPAFAEKLDAWVDAVTALNDKKIFLAGVKETARFDIFGVTVASTQTLVASRVSISGDLYDFVRIVNEGLPQDNPATLPARLRGTELMSFIANELVYKYAYTGKSNTGVDFSRAHGLSIHIPPVALIGGNIEGFNALCETNYWDLPFAKETKWGSFLSWLYGRKPR, encoded by the coding sequence ATGAGGATCGTAAAAATTGCGTCTATAGCCGCCATTTTGTCCATCGGGCTTGGGATTTTTTTAATTGTTCCGGCGCATAAGCAAACGGTAAATGTTCCCGGAGATCTGAGGGACGCACCCGGCTCAGGCAGCGCGCTCGAACAGATCGGTTTCGACGGCAACAGCGGTCTGGCTATCCCCAACCCCGGGAAAGCCGCCGCCAGAATAGCCCCGGCCCCGGCCGCCCGCTCCAAAGCCGCCCGGCAAACCAAGGAATGGACCGTGATGTACTATTCCACCACCAAGGATAAACTGCGCTATTCACTTGTGTGGCAGCTTCTTGAAATGAAGAAAACCGGCTCCACGGATAGTGTGAATGTGGTGGTGGAGGCCGCCTTTCCGGTTAAATCGGCCGACGGGGTAATTTCAACCCCCACTGTGCGCATGGCGCTGGGAAAAGGCTCTCCGGAGGCGGAGATGGACAAGTACATTAAACTGCTTATGAGTTCGCAGGGCGGGCCCATAGACGCCGCCGTTCTCAAGCCTTTCGCGGCGGACATCGTGAAGAGCGAAAACAACGTCGATACAGGGGACTGGCGCCGCGTTGCCGCTTTCGGCAGGTGGGCTAAGGAAGAGTATCCCGCCAGAAGATACGCTTTTGTGATCTACGGCCACGGGAACGGCTTCTTTGACGATAAAAAGCCGGTAAGAAAGGGCGCCCCGCCGGGCAAGGCAACGCTGCGCGATACCGACACCGGAAATTACGTGACCACTCCGGAGCTGAGCCAGCTTATGGCCGTTATCGGCAAGGTGGATATTTTTGTGATGCAGTCCTGCCTGATGCAGATGGCTGAAGTGGCTTACCAGATAAAAGATTACGCGGATGTTATAGTCGGCTCCAGTGAACTTCTGTGGTCGGTGGGTTATGATCTGGGCGGTATGGTGAAGACTCTTGACGACAACCCCGGTATTTCCACTCAGGGCCTGGGCGCTTCCCTGGCGGACAGCTACGTTCAGGGGGTTAAGGATTATAAGCTGTCCGGAGGGCATTCTTCGGTGCTGCTTACGGCAAAGCTTCCCGCTTTTGCCGAAAAGTTGGATGCCTGGGTTGACGCGGTCACCGCGCTTAATGACAAGAAGATATTTCTTGCCGGCGTGAAGGAAACGGCGCGTTTTGATATTTTTGGCGTTACCGTCGCTTCCACGCAGACCCTTGTGGCGAGCCGGGTGTCGATATCGGGCGACCTTTACGACTTTGTCCGCATAGTAAACGAAGGCCTGCCGCAGGATAACCCTGCAACCCTGCCGGCGCGTCTGCGCGGGACCGAGTTGATGAGTTTTATCGCCAATGAACTGGTTTATAAATACGCCTATACCGGAAAATCCAACACGGGCGTGGACTTCAGCCGCGCCCACGGCCTTTCCATTCATATTCCGCCGGTGGCTCTAATAGGCGGGAATATCGAGGGTTTTAACGCCCTGTGTGAAACCAATTACTGGGATCTGCCTTTTGCCAAAGAAACCAAGTGGGGATCTTTTCTTAGCTGGCTATATGGGCGTAAACCCCGTTAG
- a CDS encoding TolC family protein codes for MTIKKRPLFLTLALLMAAAGYAAAQQTPRELSWDDCVREALANNPGLKAKQLIIDQYKYLLLAGYNVYLPKVSLSHSLSRSGGDNTSPSTRWGVSASASEPLFDLSAMSSIRTSKINYEKTLSDYRSESASLRQSLYSAFMNLLVAQEQISVDKKILGIREQNAKLIQLKYESGMESRGNTMYAAALYELSKANAQKSERALNISRRELVKDMGVSADRPVTAKGELKVPEYDLKVENVKAAMEKIPQVISQEKSIEGYKERLLSAQYSLFPTLNASQSVSWSGPSEFPGKRSWSLGLNLNLPLFSSGITYYPNSTKAARLALQSAEESLKDLKISLESDIISGYDDFLNTRDTAVSNVNVLAANEERYKESQIKYMAGQISFLDLENVEQSMVDAQQNQLQYLRNANARKSALENLLGVGLED; via the coding sequence ATGACCATAAAAAAAAGACCCCTTTTTTTAACGCTCGCGCTGCTGATGGCCGCGGCCGGTTACGCGGCCGCCCAGCAGACTCCCCGTGAACTTTCGTGGGACGACTGCGTTCGGGAGGCGCTGGCCAATAACCCTGGACTTAAAGCCAAACAACTGATCATAGACCAGTATAAATACCTTCTTCTTGCCGGCTATAATGTCTACCTGCCCAAGGTCAGCCTCTCGCATTCGTTGAGCCGCAGCGGGGGCGACAATACCAGCCCATCCACCAGGTGGGGGGTGTCCGCCTCTGCCTCGGAGCCCCTCTTTGACCTCTCGGCGATGTCTTCCATAAGGACTTCTAAAATTAACTATGAAAAGACCCTTTCCGACTACCGCAGCGAGTCGGCCTCGCTCCGGCAGAGCCTGTATTCGGCTTTCATGAACCTTCTGGTCGCGCAGGAGCAGATAAGCGTGGACAAAAAGATCCTCGGCATACGCGAGCAGAACGCAAAGCTTATTCAGCTGAAGTATGAGAGCGGCATGGAGTCGCGCGGGAACACGATGTACGCCGCCGCGCTCTACGAGCTTTCCAAAGCTAACGCGCAAAAGTCGGAGCGCGCCCTCAACATTTCCCGCCGCGAGCTGGTAAAGGATATGGGCGTTTCCGCCGACCGCCCGGTAACCGCCAAAGGCGAATTGAAGGTGCCCGAATATGATTTAAAGGTTGAAAATGTCAAAGCGGCCATGGAAAAGATTCCACAGGTGATATCGCAGGAAAAAAGCATCGAGGGATATAAGGAAAGGCTCCTTTCCGCCCAGTACAGCCTGTTCCCCACCTTAAATGCCAGCCAGTCCGTAAGCTGGTCGGGTCCCAGCGAATTCCCCGGGAAACGCAGCTGGTCCCTGGGGCTGAACCTTAACCTTCCGCTGTTTTCAAGCGGCATTACCTATTATCCCAACAGCACCAAAGCGGCCAGGCTGGCCCTGCAAAGCGCGGAGGAGTCGCTGAAAGACCTTAAAATCTCCCTTGAGAGCGATATAATAAGCGGCTACGATGATTTCCTTAACACCCGCGACACCGCGGTCTCAAATGTGAACGTGCTTGCGGCGAACGAGGAGCGGTATAAGGAGTCCCAGATAAAATACATGGCCGGCCAGATAAGTTTTTTAGACCTGGAAAATGTAGAGCAGAGCATGGTGGACGCGCAGCAAAACCAGCTGCAGTATCTGAGGAACGCCAACGCCAGGAAATCCGCCCTGGAAAATCTTCTGGGCGTAGGACTGGAAGACTAA
- a CDS encoding efflux RND transporter periplasmic adaptor subunit, translating to MKKILIIAAVLALAGGGWYYFKNGKKTGEIKYAKAEAFLKDISEFVETTGEVIPMNRVEVQPPSSGRIEQIVVDEGDKIKAGEVMALMSSTDRVAILDAARAMGDDQFKNWKESYKPIKIISPLDGTIILKDVVEGQTVGQSTVLFAISDNLILNANVDEADIGKVREGQSASIVLDAYPNNPVNGKVFQILDEGKNQSNVITYKVKIRPGQVPPFFKSQMTANIKIEVAKKRNALLIPSAAITVDPSGSTAVITEVTDKKPIYTKIETGLDQGDMVEVTKGLEEGDTVMFAGKNYRPQQAADSGSNPLMPKRPNMPRGAARAMR from the coding sequence ATGAAGAAAATTTTGATAATAGCGGCGGTGCTCGCCCTTGCCGGCGGAGGCTGGTATTACTTCAAGAACGGGAAAAAGACCGGCGAAATAAAATATGCGAAAGCCGAAGCTTTCTTAAAAGACATCTCGGAATTTGTGGAGACCACGGGCGAAGTGATCCCGATGAACCGCGTGGAGGTACAGCCCCCCTCTAGCGGCAGGATAGAACAGATAGTGGTGGATGAAGGCGACAAAATAAAGGCCGGGGAAGTAATGGCCCTGATGAGTTCCACCGACCGCGTGGCGATACTGGACGCGGCCCGGGCCATGGGTGACGATCAGTTCAAAAACTGGAAAGAGTCCTATAAGCCGATAAAGATAATTTCCCCGCTGGACGGCACGATAATATTGAAAGACGTGGTTGAAGGTCAGACCGTCGGCCAGTCCACCGTACTTTTCGCCATCTCGGACAACCTGATACTGAACGCCAATGTGGACGAAGCGGATATAGGAAAAGTGCGCGAAGGCCAGTCCGCCTCGATAGTTCTGGACGCCTACCCGAACAATCCGGTCAACGGCAAAGTGTTCCAGATACTGGACGAAGGCAAAAACCAGAGCAATGTCATCACCTACAAGGTCAAGATACGCCCCGGCCAGGTACCCCCTTTCTTTAAATCGCAGATGACCGCCAATATAAAGATAGAGGTGGCTAAAAAGAGGAACGCCCTGCTTATCCCTTCGGCGGCGATTACCGTGGATCCCTCAGGCAGCACCGCGGTGATAACGGAAGTAACGGATAAAAAACCGATATATACGAAAATAGAGACCGGCCTGGACCAGGGTGATATGGTGGAAGTGACCAAAGGCCTCGAAGAAGGCGACACCGTGATGTTCGCGGGCAAAAATTACAGGCCGCAGCAGGCCGCAGACAGCGGGAGCAACCCGCTGATGCCCAAACGGCCGAACATGCCAAGGGGCGCCGCCCGGGCGATGCGCTAG